The genomic interval CGCTCATTTGCGGGATCGCCAGCATGAACATCGCCGGGATGATCGCGAAGTATTTCGCCACGTCGTTTGCGATACTAAAGGTCGTCAGCGCACCACGCGTCATGAGTAGCTGCTTGCCGATCGCCACTACCTCGATAATTTTGGTCGGGTCGGAGTCCAGATCGACCATGTTCGCAGCTTCTTTCGCCGCTACTGTCCCTGTGTTCATCGCCAAGCCTACATCTGCCTGAGCGAGCGCAGGTGCGTCGTTCGTCCCGTCACCGGTCATCGCGACCAGCTTGCCTGCTGCTTGTTCTTTACGGATCAACGCGATTTTGTCTTCGGGCTTTGCTTCTGCCACGAAGTCGTCTACGCCGGCTTCTTTTGCAATCGTCGCTGCCGTCAACGGGTTATCGCCTGTACACATCACCGTGCGAATCCCCATGCGGCGCAATTCTTCAAAACGTTCGCGCATCCCCGATTTCACCGTATCTTTCAAATAAATCAATCCCAGGATGGTCTTGCCTTCCGCTACTGCCAGTGGCGTTCCTCCTGCTATCGCGATGGCGTTCGCTTTTGTATCCAAATCAGCGGGAATGCTGCCGCCCTGCTCGCTGATGTATTTTTTGATCGCATCCACTGCCCCTTTGCGTATGAGAGTACCCTCCGCCAAATTCGTACCGCTCATGCGAGTCTCAGCGCGGAACTCGATGCCTTCCGAGCCGGGGAGCTCGAGCTCCGTGCCAGCCAGCCCCTGTTTTTTCGCCAGCTCAATTACAGACCGCCCTTCAGGCGTCTCATCAAAAATGGAGCTTTGTGCTGCTACTTTATTCAGTACGTCCGGTTTGGCCCTCCCTACTGTCACAAACTCCGATGCCATCCGGTTTCCGTGCGTGATCGTTCCCGTCTTATCCAAAATGATCGTGTTGATGTCACCGGATGCTTCTACCGCTTTCCCCGACATGGCGATCACGTTGAATTGCGTGACCCGGTCCATCCCAGCGATCCCGATAGCAGATAATAACCCGCCAATCGTGGTCGGAATCAGGCAGACGAGCAAGGCAATCAGCGTCGCAACCGGGATCGCTGCGTTCACATAGCCGGCAATCGGCAACAGCGTCGTGCAGACGATCAGGAATATCAAGGTCAAACTGACCAACAAGGTGTTGAGCGCAATCTCATTCGGAGTCTTTTGACGTTTCGCCCCTTCTACCAGCGATATCATGCGATCGAGGAAGGATTCACCTGGATCAGTCGTGACTCGTACCCGAATCTGGTCACTGACGACCCGAGTGCCTCCCGTAACGGAGCTGAAATCACCGCCAGCCTCTTTGATAACAGGAGCCGATTCACCCGTAATCGCTGATTCATCTACAGATGCTACCCCTTCAATGATCTCACCATCGCTCGGGATCAGCTCACCGGTTTCTACGATGACGACATCGCCTTTTCTCAGCTCGGTGGAACTGACGATTTGTGTAGAGCCGTCTTTGGCGAGTCGTCGCGCTTTGGTATCCTGCTTGGTTTTTTTCAAGCTCTCCGCCTGAGCTTTCCCGCGACCTTCTGCCAACGCCTCAGCGAAGTTGGCAAACAGAATCGTCACGAAGAGGATGATGCTGACTACAGCGTTATAGGCCGGTTCTGATGCTCCCCCAAACAAATTGGGGATGAATGTGAGGAGCAAGGTGATGACAAAGCCTACCTCCACTACGAACATCACCGGATTTTTCATCATGACGCGCGGGTCCAGTTTTTTGAAAGACTCGACAAACGCCCTCCGGT from Brevibacillus choshinensis carries:
- the kdpB gene encoding potassium-transporting ATPase subunit KdpB, giving the protein MSRTRTVALPKDLYRRAFVESFKKLDPRVMMKNPVMFVVEVGFVITLLLTFIPNLFGGASEPAYNAVVSIILFVTILFANFAEALAEGRGKAQAESLKKTKQDTKARRLAKDGSTQIVSSTELRKGDVVIVETGELIPSDGEIIEGVASVDESAITGESAPVIKEAGGDFSSVTGGTRVVSDQIRVRVTTDPGESFLDRMISLVEGAKRQKTPNEIALNTLLVSLTLIFLIVCTTLLPIAGYVNAAIPVATLIALLVCLIPTTIGGLLSAIGIAGMDRVTQFNVIAMSGKAVEASGDINTIILDKTGTITHGNRMASEFVTVGRAKPDVLNKVAAQSSIFDETPEGRSVIELAKKQGLAGTELELPGSEGIEFRAETRMSGTNLAEGTLIRKGAVDAIKKYISEQGGSIPADLDTKANAIAIAGGTPLAVAEGKTILGLIYLKDTVKSGMRERFEELRRMGIRTVMCTGDNPLTAATIAKEAGVDDFVAEAKPEDKIALIRKEQAAGKLVAMTGDGTNDAPALAQADVGLAMNTGTVAAKEAANMVDLDSDPTKIIEVVAIGKQLLMTRGALTTFSIANDVAKYFAIIPAMFMLAIPQMSALNIMNLATPQSAILSALIFNAIIIPILIPLAMKGVKYTPMSATKLLSRNLVIYGLGGILVPFVGIKLIDLILVTLGLV